Part of the Cyprinus carpio isolate SPL01 chromosome A12, ASM1834038v1, whole genome shotgun sequence genome, CCCCTTGTTTGACCCAGGAATCACAAAGTAGTCAGCTGAGTAGACTGCATCATAACCAGCCTGTAtaaatcacacgcacacacacacacacacacaaaagtacactttaaaaacaGGGAAAGAGAGAGCGAAATCAGACAGGTTTGAGAAAAAGTGGAAAGGTTTGGAAAAAGATTTTTACCTGCACCGGATGTCCAGTTACAGCAACATTACCATAATTCatcagaataaatgaaaaattactgCCTGAAATTAAAACCACTTGAAACAAAGTTTCCTGAAAATAATGGgaacaattaattttttacacatttttactttacatattcaaataaaagtacTCTGTGAAACTCATGTTTAGTCTGGATtaagtctgttttattttttaatttattgaattgaatattcttattaatattattttttttaaggtacatAAAATGAGGATGATGATTATTCTTAcatcttaatatatattattcagttTTTTGAGTGCATTTTTCTTTTACACATAATATTGTCAAAGCAACAATTACAAATGAACTACTTTGAAATGGATTGTCTGTGGTCTAGCTGATACAATCTGTAAAAACAGTTTGcagtctgcaaaaaaaaagagtaacTTACTGAACTTGTGTTAAAATAAACCACTTTATCCCATGTTGCCACAAAGACCCAAGAAGCAGTGAAAGTCAGATTTgggaaatgtgtgtttatatcctGAGTAGCGCGTGTGAGAACATTTCCACTGGTGTACTGATGATATGAAACTACTCCTCTTTGACGGTTGTCAAGGTTTGTCCAGAGACCAGCAATTATATCTTGGCTCCCATAAGAAGGAAAGTGGTCTGGAACATTCTGCACTGAAGGCTGGTTGAATGTGAGGTGTCCATTATTATTTACCTGCATCATGAGGAATACTATCAAAATCAATGACCACACATGAGTTTATAAAGCATTCACCACTCACATTTAGACTTATCAAATTCTTACATAAATCTGCTGGTAAGTGCGGCCAAAGAACAGAAATGGACTCAACAGCTGAATAACAGAGGAGCTTCCATCAAGAGAAGCACTGTTGTTTGTGTCTCCTGCTGCTAAGCCGAATGGATAGAATACTTCTGCAGAAAGAACAGCAGTATTTCAGCAAAACTCATCATATGCAACTGCTTACATACATTGAAATAAGtcttaaaatgcacaaacaaaactAATCTAAGAACTGCAGGACACCAAAATCACAGCTCAGATGTATCTTGAACGTGTTTAACTCACCTTCACACAATAGTCCAACATCTTCATGATGACCACAGTCGTGTACTCCCCATGCTGATGATGCACAGTTTTGAAGAGCAGTTTCAATCCCAATGCACTGTACCTCATCCAACCATATTTGCCCTGAACCTTGTCCAAAGACATGTAGTGACTCTACAACGTTCCCACAGTccagctgtctgcacaccactGCAGCATTCAGAGAATCCCACTGATCGTCACACACAGTTCCCCAAATTCCATTATGGAGAATCTCCAGTCTTCCAGAACAGAAGCTGAAACCATTCACCAACCTGACATCTATCATCCAccaaagaacaaagaaagaagaaagtgtggttaacattattattaatggaaGTCATATATCCACTTACTGTATTAGTAATGGCCATACAGTTCACATGCCATTGATGTACTTGGCTTGCAATTGCTGTGCATGGTTAAATCTCATCAGcatgatattatatttaataatagcaTAAACAAACTGCCAATAACTGTGCAACTTTCATCATCCTAAGCATCATTACTAGAGTCTTGAGAAGTACATGTTCATTTGAGATGTTGATATTGCAGAGTCTAcgaacataaacaaaaaaaacaggataaCTTCGCAGATTTTTAACCACCTTTGTATTGTTACAATGTCAGCAGTATACATAAATGAATGCACTCTTTTTCCATGTCACCTACACCCATTTTATTTGTCGGTGAGCAGGACTAAAGAAAAATGCAGAAGTATGATGTAGTTTTCACAAAAGCCCTGGAGCTGTCAAAGTCTGCCGGATGAAGGTTTTACAGCTCCAGAGGTTTTGTCAAAACTAGGGATTGTACTTCCGCATTTGTATTCCCATGCTCACTGACAGCTGGATCAAGTCTAGTGTATTATGTTTTAAAGATTCCCTACCTTTTTGACAAAAGGGAACACCACAGCCCCCTTTTTTTAGTCaccaatttctttctttcttttttcactttttactgCACATACAGACAAGTTTTATTAATAATCCAACTTGCCAGCAATAAATTACCTCTTTAAGAACATGCCAATATTTCTGATTGAATtttgatgtttatgtatttatttcaaaacCTATAATTACTTGTTTGTGGTACTGCAGTTGTTTGTGCCAAGCCTGttaaggacagagagagagagagagagagatctaaaaCACTTTCATCAGATATAATTTCGTGATCATTTCACATTAAGAATGGTAGCCTATTAATAATATCAAGCACTTACTTGATGACAGGACCGACATCATTATTAACAGCAGCAGATGTTCTGAAACTGGAAGGATTCTCATGATGACTAGTTTGACAAAGTGAAAAAGAGTTCTTCTTCTGTAATGAGAGAGATTTATTCCTTAAAGGTGCCaaagaatgcattgatacaatattttaaattgttctctgatgtccccagagtgtgtatatgaagttttatctcaaaataccccacagataattttttatagcttgttgaaattgccacttttagggtatgagccaaaacgcactgttatttgtgtttgtcccctttaaatgaaaatgagctgctgctcccatCTAAActggatataggctacagcagtcaacttaattaaatggcacaacaggcagctttcttttaacacagacttttaagaagggatggatgtttgcttcaagtgataggtcaggtaagtgatattatattatcttgttgtatgtgtgtcatgttctttacgttttctgactaaaagcaaccaaaaagccaatttaaagtggttaagcaaataataataatcggcagggatcccagaccaatacaattattGTGCcgcctctattttaaaacccacgagccgccactggcGGCAACAGGGTAGCTAGAAGCAGCCCAATTCCGCGGGAAAACCACGGACTTGGTAACacgggccgttgaatgcttgaatctgattggctgacgaacgttctaaggtgtgcaattatggcgatcgccatgagtgcaaaatgaaagggagtctatggggctagacggctaaatttgtccctttcacccgattgccattgagaaatctcagatctgattgtaggttttgcaagttcaacatgggttataggtcgaaagttgaatgaatacttatgtcctttcgatttcttacaggttgagttgttgttgcccataacacgctagcattctgctaatgaacgtataacgtatgacgccattgacattttaaaactttttaaagcaaataagtgactctaaaaaatctaacacccagcaatgtgtaatttctttgcatctcctttcgaatacaacattcaaattactagacaaaaaaatatatcctgaaaaaaagtggattttgaggggtataccgccattgatctccattcattctgcactcgtcctgtgagcaccctcatatggaatcagagtggaactgcaaccagttcagaagccggaagtgtagttagagtgaaacttctcgccatattagacattcggGATTTCAGAACAGCGTAACAGATATTGCGTCATCGGGCAGGCATGGCCTATTTGATAATTTGCATAGGTCAACGATCATGCGCAGATTGGGAGGAAAGCCGTTTGCTAGAATTGCTTCAAATAGCGTTACTTCTCCGAGATCATGggtgtttttcatattatattcataCTGTTACAACTTAAGGTAACCTTTCCGCGATCGAGGGTGTTTAGTGTCAAATTACATtcatactgttaaaattacattaacactgttataacttcagatacctgtactgatctcaggtgtttcgtgtcaaattacattaatacagttatggcttcagatccctgtcctgatctcaggtgtttcgtgtcaaattacattaacacagttatgacttcagatccctgtcctgatcgtTCCATGTTCACAATATACTAATCAGTTATGATATACCCATTTCACTTCAATAAGCTTACTGACTTCACATCCATTCTATCATGAGTTATATCACACAAGACAAGTCTGCAGTTAAACCTCAGATTTTATTCATCCCAGTGTTACGATCCCCTCAGTGTCTAGGGGTCCGAAAGGGAAgtaacaagataaaaaaaaaaaaaaaagtaaagaggaTACGGTTATCCACCTGCTAGGTCATTCCCCAACACAAGACCTACCCCTTCAAAAACACAACTTGGAACACACTCCAAGGTTAACCATCCCAGACACTAAGTCAGACTTTCTGAGCACCTGATGGGTGGGAACACAATTACATTTCATCTCAAAACCACATAGGAGAACGTCAGAAACGGTGTCCGATTTCTGTGAAAAGGGAAGTATCTCTTTCAATAAGGAGGACTGCGACGAACCAATATCCCGTAGAATCAGGAAAAGTTGGTTCAATACGCaactaaatttgaaaaaaaaaaaaaaaaaagatcccggACGAGACCCCAATTGTTACGATCCCCTCAGTGTCTAGGGGTCCGAAAGGGaagaaacaagataaaaaaaaaaaaaaaaagtaaagaggaTACGAAAGGCGAAAACACACTTCAATCCTCTGTCCCAGAGTGAAGAGGACACCCAttgatatatatacaaaaataattttatttacaagacAGAGAAGAATACAATATAAATGGGAGCAAAGGCTCGGGGGAGGGCAAGgcctaaaataacaaacaaaagtcCACTAaccaatttaagaaaaaattatctcaccttaaaagaaaagaaaaatacagccaCCTTCCCTCACCTCCCTTGCTATACAAAAACAGAGGCAACAGaatacaatagaaaaagaaagaggcacTCTCCCCCTACAACATCCCTCTAATCACAGACTAGAATAACTTGAGACAAAAGAGCCACAATACCTTTTGCTCAATCACAGCCTGGAACAATATCCATTAACAGTCcatgcagaaataaaaattagCCACTGCTAATCACAACTATAGTCTCTGCACGAAAAGCTAGCACAGGGTTCAGTCTGGAGCAGGGGAGAAGTGTGTCCCCAGGCAGAGTGTAAACTGCCCTGATATCCTCTTGGTCTTCAGGCACACTCACAAAGGAGCTACAGGTGGTGATGATTTTCCCTGAGGAGTagcagagcgagagagaaaagggAGAGACCGAGCAAAAACACAAAGGGCATTCAACCACACCCACATCTGTGAACAGCAATGAAACAAATTCAAGAACaataatggaatttaaaaaaaataataaatacacgtCCCTGTGGACGTAACACCAGTACTTTTCCAAAGCCCACTGCTTGTAAAGAAAACTCTTGTAATTATTCAGAATTCCATcctaaatttaatttacacagaaaGAACATACGATATTTGATAATGTTTGAAGAACTGGTTGCTTCAGGGCTTACAGGATCTTCTGAGGTATTATCTCCCAAACCATCACTCTTTTCTGAAGAGTGGACTGTCACACTACAGAGAAAGagatagataataaaatatttgaggaGTAAAGGTGTGAACAGGAGCACTGTTGTACATGTCTGAATGTGAGTGGCTTATCAAACCCATGATCATTTTGTGATTACCATGGACGTCAATAACTATGTTTGGTTTGTAGTAAAACTTACAGTAAAACATAAGCAGAGTACTaacatttttttggttgtttatttgttttcgaAAATAGCTTAACTGTaagacaataaaacataatagatataaaatataatatctacCTGTATGACTGTTTTCTCCTTCATTATCCATCGTAGGTATGCTTCTATTTCTCTTTATATCCATCTGAGTTGATCCTGGGATTAAAAAACGCccgcgcaaaaaaaaaaaaaaaaaaaaaaaaaaaaaaaaaaacagcattctgcgCATGATCGTTgacctcttgtttttttttttttttttttttttttttttttaaagagggcGTTTTACCAAGACCATCAGAAACGCCCATTTTACGTCGTGGTAATGAAACCCCTGGAATTTAGTGAATGCCGGTTAGGGCGGTTATATTCAGGGAAACGCACAGCGAAGGTAGTTCCAATCAGCTCTGGACCgcattacatgtccatatcacttcgccaaatgatttctgttattttaaaggTCTTACAACAGCACaataaccaaaacccacaacaacactggccaaacaaataaatatagtaagcaatatgataaaaaaaacgaCAGATCATTTCCATGTTTTGCCACATCAGAGTATATACAGGAATCATGGAGttaaatttaataccttttaagaccttttttaagactcttcccatacattttaagacctcatcgcTACTCCAACTTTTAACCGGTTACATCGGCGacactttaacttacatttactatatattgattgtaagatagcacaactaaacagacctACTTTGCAATAACTCCTTATCAatacaacataattcagaagGGTGGGAACGAAGCCCAAGATAATTAACTGAGTGACTAACCAATGCaacccaagaaacaagaattagaccaataaacaaaacaactgacaaaacttaTTGAGGAGGGAAAATAAAGCTCTCCGAGCTGACGGGACAATGagttcatacagtatattcaaaagatgCATTTGTAACATCAGCTCTTATTACTCACTGCAAACCATAGCTGTTTTGTGGAACACTTCTCATGACAAACATCTGACTTATCAGACAGTTTACCTGTGATTACGGAGTGCTTGATTTGATAGTGTCAGTACTGCACATGATCAAGTGTGAATGATCATGGAAGGTAAAATAAAGATCACAACTATTACATccttttaattgtgcatcccaagcccatgccagtaatttaaaaaaaaaaaataaaacagcccaAAGTTGCGCAATTACCATGTCCCAAATATAAAAGTCATTTCCGTCcctaaaaaacatattttacagtcgCTGTTATGCACattcatcataaacacagctcaaatgctTCCTAGTGTGGCCCAAAACATTTAGCCCAGTTTTATTACaagtagaatgcaaaatgtttcagtgcaagaATTACAACCAAATGtagtttatgcaatatttcaaacctttaacccactgggaaaaaaataaaatcaacccaATGCAACAGTTTAAAACCAGGCAAATTTCgtggaaaataaaacaacaaccctgcatccaacacgagctgcagaaGTCAGATTGACTGATCACGGGCCAaaagtaaggagagatgactgacgaGATGTTGGAGGATTTGCTCAACAGATAgcgagctcattgacaaatatagaTGTGCTCCCTTTACAAAGTGCGCGAGCGATCGCAAAATCGAAAGTGAACTGCCAGCGCTTATTTCTAAAGAGATTTAATTACCCCACAGACTGATAGCGGCGCCCTGATGCgcgaaaattaaatacaatattagaatgtttgcgggagcggATTCAAAAATCGTGGGAGTTGATGGGAGCATGCGGttatggtcagaaattcagcgagAGCGGGATCAACAAGTCCTGCTATCACGCAGCAGCGCATTCAGTCAGTGAGCGACATAACAGACGGTGTCAAATCTTGCAGAattccataaataaactacacagaaccccactattcggacaaatatacataatgaaaagatgatacaaaatttacatttactttggtaaatggcatttaagacttttaaatactttttaaaggccttaattttctctaaattggtttatcaacttttaatactttttaagaccccgcggaCACCCTGCATTATTACGTTTTATTATACAGGTAAAGCAACAGCGCATACTCTTATCTCtccgctctctctccctcacagacGCACATACATACAGCCTACAGAAACATAAACGCGCTAACGTTGTTATCGCTACTCtggagattttattttaaaagctagGCCTACATGATATTTCTCACAAGCGAGGTAACAACGGCGCCATTCGTGAAGAAAATTAACTTAAAGTTTCATTGttagtagagacgctgctgcccAACAATTTTGACAGACAGACTCAGAGAGGTaatatacactctctctctctctctctctctctctctaataccTTAATTAATATCTGCATTAGtctgctatcaacggctcaagcctccgttactagGTCTACAacgttttggaattagcaactgaggcgttggatgagatgcggaagaaatgaatcctactcacaatagcgttttaagtacaaaaactggaCGAAGGCCTTGAATTATATCTTCTGTCAGTTATTCCTTACGTAAACGTGTTCATCAGCAACTCTAGAGAATTACAACTAAAATTCTGTACaattaataagataaaataatcatagtaaattaattatacaattttaaacatcccatctcttttttttttcttcatttgattGATCTACTCTACCTTGTGTAGCTTATCCTGGTTTAACGTTAGGCCTATAGCCTACTTTTAAATtgtcattgtgtttgtgtttgtgtacaaCAAATATTGTTGGTTTTTATAACAATTTGCTTGATATTTGTAAACGTAAACGTATAAACGAGAGTGAGAAATATTTTGATAGCTTCTTACCTCTGAAAGTTTCGTCAAGCCTGCTCTTGCAGATTGCAATAAAACTATGCAGGAAGTTATTGCTGATTTTAAAGGCTTGAACAGCTTCTTTGTCGAAAGGGAAATAGATGGCTTTCACCCACGGAATGTGGGGTAGGGGCCATAAAAAGTCAACCTGAAACTGAATTCAAACGTATTTTGCTTTCAGTGATTACGTtatcacattttaattaaatattaaaatacaaaagcatCACTGGCACGTCTTGATCTTACCGAATAATTTCACCGTTGtatctaaataattattttagcgGTTAATGTATTTCAGGTAAGTTAACGCACTCATTGTTGTCTCCCCCTCGTGGTGAGCAAAGGAACAGCCACACGCACTACGCATTTTCTGAAAAGTCTGTCAAATGTATGCCAGTATTTCCgtgctgtataaaaataaataaataaataaaacccttgGAGGTAAACCAAGCGAAGTGAAATTTTCAGCTGGTTAATATTCTAAAGCATTTTGGACAGCAACCAGCAACACAACAATACCAAAGAAAATGGTATGCCAAAAAAATACAGCTATTTCCTCATAgcttttttagtgtttttctaCAGTATAATTATGTAGTGACAATACTACACCTTCACCGGGTGTTTATCtcttaattaatacattaaacctttaatatttttgttgtgcaATATTATAGACCTTAATCAGGGTAgctccatatttaatttttgacagtaaTAAAACAGGCAGTGAAGGActgaagtacagtgtgttcaatggattgtacAGTTGTTTAGCAACAGACTGATTGTTCATGAAGTCTTTACAAAAATAACATCCAGTAGGCAAGGCCTCCACAAAGCAGTTTTGAAAGTTCTGAGTTGTGAAAACTACGTGATTTTGGACCTTTTTGCCTCTACGGCATTTGGTTTCCATGCTTCATTTGGCTGTCAAAGTACTGATAACAAGGAGACAATCAAGAACACCAACtgtattaaaatgtcattgtacACACTTTGTTAATGCTGAAGAATTCTGCATGTTATTAACTTTAATAAATGCAAAGGTCTTGCTGCTGTCAACATTTATTGAATTACAAAGTctgtaatatttaacaaattaactgataaatatcattatatcatcatattataaattaatgataTACTGCATTAGTTAAGCATCAACATGGCTACATATTCAACGAATTTGCAattttcattcttcttcttcatttaaaAGCAGCATGAACAAATGTTGTGATAGTCTTTGTCCGAGTGAAACTGATTctggaacaagaaaaaaaaataggacaGGACTTAATTTGGTTTATCCGGAATTGATTGGATGTGGtttcaatggattgtactgtttACTGATTGTtcagctcacaaaaaaaaatgtctttctaaaaataactttcagtagACAAGAACTCCAAAGTTGGGAGCTGTGAAAAATTTTGGGAATTTGTACCTTTATGCAGCGCATTGTAAAGACAGTAAATGTATCCCCAACAGCCTCATTTTCGTTCATGTAAAATTCAATATGACGTCTAACTTGACTAAAGTCTGCCTGTATTTAAATGCTTCACAGACAGAAAGCAGCAGGCAGAATCATGTATTGAGATTGTATATTACATTGATGcatttggcagaagcttttattcaaaagaaacttgtgcattgcattcaagcgatgcatttttttttttttttttttttttttcagttcatgcattatacctgggaattgaacccataaacattttacatttttacagctACGGGAAGGCAGTATCAAAATCAGTGCTGATTAATACAGAAATGTTGCTTGGCtgacattaattaaaaacaacataattaaaactatcatttataaacatgaacattataattataatacctAATGACACACATATAATAACTaactccttttatttattttcctgaagGAGACTGATATTATGGCTTCGTCCTTTGCACTTTTCTTAATTTCAGCTCGATGCTGTTTGAAAGACCGTACTTGACCAGCTCCTGTTTAATCTGAAACAAAGATCAAACTTTCCATTAGTCGTCCTCCAATAGCAATGTAGACTGAATGTATAAATAGCTGTATGTGTTACTTACTTGCTGTAAAACTATATTGGTGTTTGTACTGTTTGTTAGGTCTAGTAATGATTTAAGTCTCACTCGAAATCCAATGACTaaagggaaaacacacacacacaaaatctcagCATTTGTTGAATTACATACAAAaaattttatgtgaatatatgaaATCAGCTAGAAACTTTGACTGGCACCGTTAGTTGAAGTTACCATTCGTTTAAAAGCCTTTTAGTATAACTCTACAAATGTCCAGCTGTTTTGTTTCccacaattaaaactaaactaagcatttaaatatcttactaagacattattGGGAGATTTAGAgtgatatttatattaatttgttataaagatctcattggtTTACATTGGAAGCTATCAGAATtcttatttttggccatataaatataagcatctgcaccaaattgcatatacTCTGTTTGGgactctgaataaaactgaggtgtttttaCCTTTCCACGTATGAGcttcatattctcactatatcatactaATATAAGCCATTAAAGcctgatgcatcaaatatgatataAACGTGTATCAcgtgtttatatttttagattctgtctaaaggtttaataaactgttgtattttttttcgaCTATTATTTCATGTCAGGATTTACAGTGTTAATAAGTGTGTCTTCGGTCAGTCACAGCATTATTACCTGTTGAGTTTGTGGTGGGTGATGTGGTGATTTCTGAAAggatgaacaaacacaaacaacattaaacaCCTCATGAACTCGAGAAGTGCAATATTCTGTcctgtgttttctctttttatgtCGGATTGTTCGTAACCGGTACGGTATTCAATAcatcattcacatttttttttgataGGCACAATGCATGTTAATGAACATTTGTATAAAATACAGAATGTAAACAAGCCAGATTATAGCAATGTTGCTAATTTACATCCCCAGTCCCTAGGCAGGTGCAGACAAAAACACATActcaaatatacatacaaatttcACATAGGAAAAGAAATAccccaaacaaaaacatttaaaaagtaaaatggttACACAACTGACTTTGGAACATTGTCTTAATGACTGCGGCAGACTGTTCCAATATTGACAACCTATTACAGATAATACTTTCTGACCAAAAGATGTTTGGTTTGTCTGTATGGCACTTCACAATCTCCTCTAATGATAGACCTCGTACAAATACCACAATCTGTTCTCTGTTTTATAAATTCACTTAACGGAGGTGGGGCAAGACCACTACGTACCTAATAAATAAAACCGGCGTatctgaaatttttaaaatttttcaaaactcaatgaattgtgtgtttttagaatgttacgataattaaataaaaaaggtttattaTCTAGCACTTCTATTGCTTTCTTACAGTGATTCTATTGACTTAAGGGTTGACCCACCAATAAATGACCAACTATTAAAACAATACacagtgtgtgaaaaaaatagatataga contains:
- the LOC109092654 gene encoding sushi, nidogen and EGF-like domain-containing protein 1 produces the protein MRILPVSEHLLLLIMMSVLSSSLAQTTAVPQTNVRLVNGFSFCSGRLEILHNGIWGTVCDDQWDSLNAAVVCRQLDCGNVVESLHVFGQGSGQIWLDEVQCIGIETALQNCASSAWGVHDCGHHEDVGLLCEEVFYPFGLAAGDTNNSASLDGSSSVIQLLSPFLFFGRTYQQIYVNNNGHLTFNQPSVQNVPDHFPSYGSQDIIAGLWTNLDNRQRGVVSYHQYTSGNVLTRATQDINTHFPNLTFTASWVFVATWDKVVYFNTSSETLFQVVLISGSNFSFILMNYGNVAVTGHPVQAGYDAVYSADYFVIPGSNKGNLIPNLRSSSNVNFPGRWAFRVDSGPKSKKDTGNIQIILQRIKQELVKYGLPNSVELKLRKLQRTKP